The following proteins are co-located in the Primulina tabacum isolate GXHZ01 chromosome 11, ASM2559414v2, whole genome shotgun sequence genome:
- the LOC142519377 gene encoding polynucleotide 5'-hydroxyl-kinase NOL9 isoform X1 codes for MPRPQKEQRLKVREVKEIVKQPKMEVAQEIETPLSSIIIPQEWSDATESIVNNSVSSIPPIAIVCGPNNCGKTTFSLNLVNVLLQRHKKVAYLDTDVGQTVFTPPGLLSLTMIDEITPDLIRPCLKIPERCFFFGDISSKRDPELYLSYIFNLFDHYLKEYHMNDNTNCLGDAGFPLVINTPGWVKGIGYEILVDMIKYMSPTHVVKIKISRVAKNLPAGAFWTSEGVMDTNHVIEINTALQDLLHRSVPVQRDASCLRDLRVMEYFRQCFPNERNLTRKKLGLALVALPPYEFPISSVKIKHLHCQVPKTEVFYSLNATIVGLAIASDVTEQLPQCVGLGLVRAVDPSKGMLYIITPVPQQTLDDVDLFLQGYIQIPTCFLKVPGYISPYMSRNVIS; via the exons ATGCCCAGGCCTCAAAAG GAACAGAGGCTTAAAGTGAGAGAGGtgaaagaaatcgtgaagcagCCTAAGATGGAGGTAGCTCAAGAGATTGAGACTCCATTATCCAGTATAATTATACCACAAGAATGGTCTGATGCTACCGAATCGATAGTGAACAATTCTGTTTCTTCAATCCCTCCAATTGCTATTGTCTGCGGTCCTAATAATTGCGGGAAAACAACTTTCTCTCTCAATCTCGTCAATGTTTTACTGCAAAG GCACAAGAAAGTGGCTTATCTTGATACTGATGTTGGTCAGACAGTATTTACTCCTCCTGGTCTCCTGTCACTTACTATGATCGACGAAATAACTCCAG atCTGATACGTCCATGCTTGAAAATTCCTGAACG ATGCTTTTTCTTTGGTGACATCTCCTCGAAAAGGGACCCAGAATTGTATCTCTCTTATATATTTAACCTGTTTGATCACTACCTGAAAGAATACCATATGAATGACAACACAAACTGTCTGGGTGATGCTGGTTTTCCGCTTGTAATAAATACCCCTGGATGGGTCAAAG GTATAGGTTATGAAATATTGGTGGACATGATAAAATATATGTCTCCTACCCATGTTGTCAAGATTAAGATTTCACGTGTAGCAAAGAATTTACCAGCTGGCGCATTTTGGACAAGTGAGGGGGTTATGGATACTAATCATGTCATTGAGATAAATACTGCTCTCCAGGATCTTTTACATAGATC GGTGCCGGTACAAAGGGATGCTTCTTGCCTTCGAGATTTGCGGGTAATGGAATACTTCAGGCAATGCTTTCCCAATGAGAGAAATCTCACGAGAAAGAAACTTGGTCTTGCACTAGTTGCTCTTCCTCCTTATGAATTTCCGATTTCAAGTGTAAAGATAAAACATCTTCATTGTCAG GTCCCCAAGACAGAAGTTTTCTATAGCTTGAATGCTACTATTGTTGGTCTAGCGATTGCTTCCGATGTTACCGAACAATTACCTCAATGTGTTGGTCTCGGACTTGTTAGAGCCGTCGACCCATCGAAGGGTATGCTGTATATTATTACCCCTGTTCCACAGCAGACTCTGGACGACGTCGATCTCTTTCTTCAGGGGTACATTCAGATTCCTACATGTTTTTTGAAG GTTCCAGGCTATATTTCCCCGTACATGTCTCGCAATGTTATCAGCTAG
- the LOC142519379 gene encoding prefoldin subunit 3 encodes MSTSASATERRGIPAAAFVEDVQTYLSQSNLDVNSALAFLQERLQQYRVVEMKLLAQQRDLQAKIPDIEKCLDAVATLQANKDTGQEIIADFEISEGIYSRARVENTDSVCLWLGANVMLEYSREEAATLLQKNLENAKASLEVLVADLLFLRDQVTITQVTIARVYNWDVHQRRLRQSSAAMSEP; translated from the exons ATGTCGACGTCAGCTAGTGCGACCGAGAGAAGGGGAATCCCGGCGGCGGCGTTTGTGGAAGACGTGCAGACTTACCTCTCCCAGTCAAATCTCGATGTGAACTCCGCCCTCGCTTTTCTCCAAGAGAG GCTTCAGCAATATAGAGTGGTGGAAATGAAGCTTCTTGCACAGCAGAGGGATCTTCAG GCAAAAATTCCGGACATTGAGAAATGCTTAGACGCTGTTGCAACTTTGCAAGCTAATAAGGACACCGGTCAG GAAATTATTGCTGATTTTGAAATCTCCGAAGGCATCTATTCCCGAGCTCGTGTTGAAAATACAGATTCTGTTTGTCTATGGCTCGGAGCGAATGTTATGTTGGAATATTCACGTGAAGAG GCGGCTACCCTGCTTCAAAAAAATTTGGAGAATGCCAAAGCAAGTTTAGAAGTTCTTGTTGCTGATCTACTATTCCTAAGGGATCAAGTGACTATTACTCAG GTTACTATCGCTCGTGTGTATAACTGGGATGTGCACCAACGTAGACTCCGGCAATCTTCTGCTGCCATGTCAGAGCCATAA
- the LOC142519377 gene encoding polynucleotide 5'-hydroxyl-kinase NOL9 isoform X3: protein MEVAQEIETPLSSIIIPQEWSDATESIVNNSVSSIPPIAIVCGPNNCGKTTFSLNLVNVLLQRHKKVAYLDTDVGQTVFTPPGLLSLTMIDEITPDLIRPCLKIPERCFFFGDISSKRDPELYLSYIFNLFDHYLKEYHMNDNTNCLGDAGFPLVINTPGWVKGIGYEILVDMIKYMSPTHVVKIKISRVAKNLPAGAFWTSEGVMDTNHVIEINTALQDLLHRSVPVQRDASCLRDLRVMEYFRQCFPNERNLTRKKLGLALVALPPYEFPISSVKIKHLHCQVPKTEVFYSLNATIVGLAIASDVTEQLPQCVGLGLVRAVDPSKGMLYIITPVPQQTLDDVDLFLQGYIQIPTCFLKVPGYISPYMSRNVIS, encoded by the exons ATGGAGGTAGCTCAAGAGATTGAGACTCCATTATCCAGTATAATTATACCACAAGAATGGTCTGATGCTACCGAATCGATAGTGAACAATTCTGTTTCTTCAATCCCTCCAATTGCTATTGTCTGCGGTCCTAATAATTGCGGGAAAACAACTTTCTCTCTCAATCTCGTCAATGTTTTACTGCAAAG GCACAAGAAAGTGGCTTATCTTGATACTGATGTTGGTCAGACAGTATTTACTCCTCCTGGTCTCCTGTCACTTACTATGATCGACGAAATAACTCCAG atCTGATACGTCCATGCTTGAAAATTCCTGAACG ATGCTTTTTCTTTGGTGACATCTCCTCGAAAAGGGACCCAGAATTGTATCTCTCTTATATATTTAACCTGTTTGATCACTACCTGAAAGAATACCATATGAATGACAACACAAACTGTCTGGGTGATGCTGGTTTTCCGCTTGTAATAAATACCCCTGGATGGGTCAAAG GTATAGGTTATGAAATATTGGTGGACATGATAAAATATATGTCTCCTACCCATGTTGTCAAGATTAAGATTTCACGTGTAGCAAAGAATTTACCAGCTGGCGCATTTTGGACAAGTGAGGGGGTTATGGATACTAATCATGTCATTGAGATAAATACTGCTCTCCAGGATCTTTTACATAGATC GGTGCCGGTACAAAGGGATGCTTCTTGCCTTCGAGATTTGCGGGTAATGGAATACTTCAGGCAATGCTTTCCCAATGAGAGAAATCTCACGAGAAAGAAACTTGGTCTTGCACTAGTTGCTCTTCCTCCTTATGAATTTCCGATTTCAAGTGTAAAGATAAAACATCTTCATTGTCAG GTCCCCAAGACAGAAGTTTTCTATAGCTTGAATGCTACTATTGTTGGTCTAGCGATTGCTTCCGATGTTACCGAACAATTACCTCAATGTGTTGGTCTCGGACTTGTTAGAGCCGTCGACCCATCGAAGGGTATGCTGTATATTATTACCCCTGTTCCACAGCAGACTCTGGACGACGTCGATCTCTTTCTTCAGGGGTACATTCAGATTCCTACATGTTTTTTGAAG GTTCCAGGCTATATTTCCCCGTACATGTCTCGCAATGTTATCAGCTAG
- the LOC142519377 gene encoding polynucleotide 5'-hydroxyl-kinase NOL9 isoform X2: MPRPQKRLKVREVKEIVKQPKMEVAQEIETPLSSIIIPQEWSDATESIVNNSVSSIPPIAIVCGPNNCGKTTFSLNLVNVLLQRHKKVAYLDTDVGQTVFTPPGLLSLTMIDEITPDLIRPCLKIPERCFFFGDISSKRDPELYLSYIFNLFDHYLKEYHMNDNTNCLGDAGFPLVINTPGWVKGIGYEILVDMIKYMSPTHVVKIKISRVAKNLPAGAFWTSEGVMDTNHVIEINTALQDLLHRSVPVQRDASCLRDLRVMEYFRQCFPNERNLTRKKLGLALVALPPYEFPISSVKIKHLHCQVPKTEVFYSLNATIVGLAIASDVTEQLPQCVGLGLVRAVDPSKGMLYIITPVPQQTLDDVDLFLQGYIQIPTCFLKVPGYISPYMSRNVIS, encoded by the exons ATGCCCAGGCCTCAAAAG AGGCTTAAAGTGAGAGAGGtgaaagaaatcgtgaagcagCCTAAGATGGAGGTAGCTCAAGAGATTGAGACTCCATTATCCAGTATAATTATACCACAAGAATGGTCTGATGCTACCGAATCGATAGTGAACAATTCTGTTTCTTCAATCCCTCCAATTGCTATTGTCTGCGGTCCTAATAATTGCGGGAAAACAACTTTCTCTCTCAATCTCGTCAATGTTTTACTGCAAAG GCACAAGAAAGTGGCTTATCTTGATACTGATGTTGGTCAGACAGTATTTACTCCTCCTGGTCTCCTGTCACTTACTATGATCGACGAAATAACTCCAG atCTGATACGTCCATGCTTGAAAATTCCTGAACG ATGCTTTTTCTTTGGTGACATCTCCTCGAAAAGGGACCCAGAATTGTATCTCTCTTATATATTTAACCTGTTTGATCACTACCTGAAAGAATACCATATGAATGACAACACAAACTGTCTGGGTGATGCTGGTTTTCCGCTTGTAATAAATACCCCTGGATGGGTCAAAG GTATAGGTTATGAAATATTGGTGGACATGATAAAATATATGTCTCCTACCCATGTTGTCAAGATTAAGATTTCACGTGTAGCAAAGAATTTACCAGCTGGCGCATTTTGGACAAGTGAGGGGGTTATGGATACTAATCATGTCATTGAGATAAATACTGCTCTCCAGGATCTTTTACATAGATC GGTGCCGGTACAAAGGGATGCTTCTTGCCTTCGAGATTTGCGGGTAATGGAATACTTCAGGCAATGCTTTCCCAATGAGAGAAATCTCACGAGAAAGAAACTTGGTCTTGCACTAGTTGCTCTTCCTCCTTATGAATTTCCGATTTCAAGTGTAAAGATAAAACATCTTCATTGTCAG GTCCCCAAGACAGAAGTTTTCTATAGCTTGAATGCTACTATTGTTGGTCTAGCGATTGCTTCCGATGTTACCGAACAATTACCTCAATGTGTTGGTCTCGGACTTGTTAGAGCCGTCGACCCATCGAAGGGTATGCTGTATATTATTACCCCTGTTCCACAGCAGACTCTGGACGACGTCGATCTCTTTCTTCAGGGGTACATTCAGATTCCTACATGTTTTTTGAAG GTTCCAGGCTATATTTCCCCGTACATGTCTCGCAATGTTATCAGCTAG